In Paenibacillus larvae subsp. larvae, the following proteins share a genomic window:
- a CDS encoding protein arginine kinase produces the protein MNHERFVKDAISEWMNGDGPDSDIVISSRIRVARNLKDYPYPMLATNQQSKEVLDQVANVLNNEDLKTISHFTLVSLGDMSELEKKVLVEKHLISPGLANESRNGAVIINDNGSISIMVNEEDHLRIQCLYPGFQIREAWDLADQLDDIFEAHLNYGFDEKRGYLTSCPTNVGTGIRASVMMHLPALVLTQQINRILSAVTQIGVTVRGLYGEGSEALGNLFQISNQITLGQSETDIIENLYSVARQIIEHERAARAKLIQDSKLKIADRINRSLGILTHAVIMDSKEAAQRLSDVRLGIDLDLIQKIPSKVLNELLVITQPGFLQEDAGKLLNAEERDVRRAKIIRERFSRAAQV, from the coding sequence ATGAACCACGAACGTTTCGTTAAAGATGCAATCAGTGAATGGATGAACGGTGACGGCCCAGATTCTGATATCGTCATCAGCAGCCGAATACGCGTAGCCAGGAATCTTAAGGATTATCCTTATCCGATGCTCGCCACAAATCAACAGTCCAAAGAAGTGCTGGACCAGGTAGCAAATGTGCTTAACAATGAAGATTTAAAAACGATCAGCCACTTCACGCTTGTTTCGTTAGGAGATATGAGTGAACTTGAGAAAAAAGTGCTGGTTGAGAAGCATTTAATAAGTCCTGGTTTGGCTAATGAATCCCGGAACGGGGCAGTCATTATTAATGATAACGGGTCCATCAGTATCATGGTGAACGAAGAGGACCATTTACGTATACAGTGTTTATACCCGGGTTTTCAGATCAGGGAAGCCTGGGATTTGGCAGATCAGTTAGATGACATTTTTGAGGCCCATTTAAATTATGGCTTTGACGAAAAAAGAGGATATTTGACCAGTTGCCCAACCAATGTGGGGACCGGTATCCGAGCTTCCGTTATGATGCATTTGCCTGCCTTGGTTTTAACCCAACAGATTAACCGAATTCTTTCGGCTGTAACTCAAATCGGGGTTACCGTAAGAGGGTTATACGGAGAAGGCAGTGAGGCGTTAGGGAACTTGTTCCAAATATCAAACCAGATTACATTAGGGCAATCCGAGACAGATATCATTGAAAATCTGTACAGTGTAGCCAGACAAATTATTGAACATGAGCGTGCCGCAAGAGCTAAATTGATACAAGATTCCAAACTAAAAATAGCGGACCGTATCAATCGTTCTCTGGGTATATTAACGCACGCGGTTATAATGGATTCTAAAGAAGCTGCCCAACGTTTATCGGATGTCCGCCTTGGAATAGATTTGGACTTAATTCAGAAGATACCTTCTAAAGTTCTTAACGAATTGCTTGTAATCACACAGCCTGGCTTTTTACAAGAGGACGCAGGCAAGCTATTGAATGCTGAAGAAAGAGATGTACGAAGAGCCAAAATTATCAGGGAACGATTCAGCAGAGCAGCACAAGTGTAA
- a CDS encoding CtsR family transcriptional regulator — protein MRNVSEIIEHYLKHILQQSPNGAIEIQRNELADQFQCVPSQINYVISTRFTLEKGYLVESKRGGGGYVRIQKIELNSHGSILDYILTTINQSIDQSTSEGLIYRLEEGEFLTAREAKLIRAAISRDVLQFKLPLRDEIRAKILKAMLISLLSR, from the coding sequence ATGAGAAATGTATCTGAAATCATCGAACACTACTTAAAACACATATTACAGCAAAGCCCGAATGGAGCTATCGAAATTCAGCGTAATGAACTGGCAGATCAGTTTCAGTGCGTGCCTTCGCAAATCAATTATGTCATTAGTACCCGATTCACCTTAGAAAAGGGATACTTAGTTGAGAGTAAACGTGGGGGCGGCGGATATGTCAGAATTCAAAAGATTGAGTTGAATTCACATGGGTCTATTTTGGATTATATTTTAACGACAATTAACCAGAGTATTGACCAGTCAACATCGGAAGGATTGATTTACCGCTTAGAGGAAGGCGAATTCTTAACCGCACGTGAAGCAAAGCTCATTCGCGCTGCCATATCCCGGGATGTTTTGCAGTTTAAGCTGCCACTTCGGGATGAAATACGGGCTAAGATTTTAAAGGCGATGCTAATATCCTTGCTATCGAGATAA
- a CDS encoding UvrB/UvrC motif-containing protein — MQCQDCGKRPATLHFTKIVNGEKTEFHICESCAREKGELIPGTAGGFSIHNLLSGLLDFDQTSNGSVSSQSPASLRCENCGLTYSQFSKLGRFGCGQCYHYFEDKLDPLFRRVHGNTAHSGKIPRRAGGQLQQRREIDELKAQMQRSIEHEEFEKAAQLRDKIRELERKLTSGG; from the coding sequence ATGCAATGCCAAGATTGCGGCAAAAGACCAGCCACTTTGCATTTTACCAAAATTGTAAACGGCGAAAAAACGGAATTTCACATATGTGAATCCTGTGCCAGAGAAAAAGGGGAACTGATTCCGGGAACGGCCGGGGGTTTTTCTATTCATAATCTGCTTTCAGGCCTATTAGACTTTGATCAGACATCTAACGGCTCTGTTTCTTCCCAGTCCCCGGCATCCTTGAGATGTGAAAACTGCGGCTTAACCTACTCCCAGTTCAGCAAGTTGGGCAGGTTTGGGTGCGGACAATGCTATCACTATTTTGAAGACAAATTAGATCCGCTTTTCCGCCGTGTCCATGGAAATACCGCTCATAGCGGTAAAATTCCTAGACGGGCAGGAGGACAGCTTCAGCAGCGCCGTGAAATTGATGAGCTGAAGGCACAAATGCAAAGAAGCATTGAGCATGAAGAGTTCGAGAAGGCCGCTCAGCTAAGAGATAAAATTCGTGAACTTGAGCGCAAACTGACCAGTGGAGGATAA
- the disA gene encoding DNA integrity scanning diadenylate cyclase DisA has translation MTKEDNKKDIMSQLLQLVAPGTPFRDGLENVLRAKTGALIVVGYSPEVMEIVDGGFSIDCEFSPNYLYELAKMDGAIILSEDGKRILYANTQLIPDPTISSSETGIRHRTAERVARQTGKLVVSISQRRNIITLYQGTLRYSLKDIGVILTKANQAIQTMERYRTELDQSLINLGASEFEEMVTLHDVTHVIQRVEMVLRIKTEINRYINELGTEGRLISMQLEELVGNTELEVRLLIKDYIREPSDEKVKDVLNGLKRLSSDELLDPHHIIRLLGFPHTSSISEEPVSPRGFRVLNKIPRLPSIIIGNLVEQFECLPHVMTATIEELDEVDGIGEVRARAIKEGLRRIQEQVLIDRHI, from the coding sequence ATGACGAAAGAAGACAACAAAAAAGATATCATGAGCCAGCTCCTGCAATTGGTTGCCCCTGGCACCCCTTTCCGTGATGGGCTGGAGAATGTGTTAAGGGCCAAAACAGGGGCCCTGATCGTAGTTGGTTATAGTCCGGAAGTGATGGAAATTGTGGACGGCGGATTCTCTATAGACTGTGAATTTTCGCCGAACTATCTATACGAGCTGGCCAAAATGGACGGGGCCATTATTTTAAGTGAAGATGGCAAACGGATCCTGTATGCCAATACTCAGCTGATTCCAGACCCGACAATCAGCTCTTCCGAAACGGGGATCCGGCACCGCACTGCCGAAAGGGTAGCACGACAAACCGGCAAACTGGTTGTATCCATTTCACAGAGACGAAATATTATCACGCTTTATCAGGGAACATTAAGATATTCACTGAAAGATATCGGTGTCATTCTAACGAAGGCCAATCAAGCGATTCAGACGATGGAACGATACCGAACGGAACTGGACCAGTCTTTAATTAACCTGGGGGCATCTGAATTCGAAGAAATGGTTACTTTGCATGATGTTACTCACGTGATTCAGCGTGTAGAAATGGTACTTCGGATTAAGACAGAAATCAACCGTTATATTAATGAGCTGGGTACGGAAGGACGCCTGATCAGCATGCAGCTGGAAGAACTGGTTGGAAATACTGAACTTGAAGTCCGACTTTTGATTAAAGATTATATCCGTGAACCAAGTGACGAGAAAGTCAAAGATGTATTAAATGGGCTTAAACGCTTGTCTTCCGATGAACTGCTCGATCCGCATCATATTATACGGCTGCTTGGTTTTCCCCATACCAGTTCCATTTCTGAAGAACCTGTATCTCCACGAGGCTTCCGGGTATTAAATAAAATTCCTAGACTTCCGTCCATTATCATCGGAAATTTGGTAGAGCAATTTGAATGTCTTCCCCATGTTATGACGGCTACGATTGAAGAGCTGGATGAAGTGGATGGCATCGGAGAGGTGCGTGCGCGGGCTATAAAAGAAGGACTTCGCCGCATTCAAGAGCAAGTATTGATTGACAGACATATTTAA
- the clpC gene encoding ATP-dependent protease ATP-binding subunit ClpC, with protein MMFGRFTERAQKVLSLSQEEALRLGHNNIGTEHILLGLIREGEGIAAKALVALGLSLEKIQDEVESLIGRGQEQPTNPAYTPRAKKVIELSMDEARKLGHTYVGTEHILLGLIREGEGVAARVLNNLGISLNKARQQVLQLLGSSEVTSSSSGAGNHANTPTLDSLARDLTAIAREGNLDPVIGRSKEIERVIQVLSRRTKNNPVLIGEPGVGKTAIAEGLAQRIINNEIPETLKNKRVMTLDMGSVVAGTKYRGEFEDRLKKIMDEIRQAGNIVLFIDELHTLIGAGGAEGAIDASNILKPALARGELQCIGATTLDEYRKYIEKDAALERRFQPITVDQPSVEDAIQILHGLRDRYEAHHRVKITDESIEEAVKLSDRYITDRFLPDKAIDLIDEASSKVRLRSYTVPPSLKELEHKLEEIRREKDSAVQSQEFEKAASLRDTEQKLREELESTKNEWKQKQGSMDTEVTAEDIAEVVASWTGIPVRKLAEEETERLLKMESILHSRVIGQEEAVKAVSRAIRRARAGLKDPKRPMGSFIFLGPTGVGKTELARALAESLFGDENAVIRIDMSEYMEKHSTSRLVGAPPGYVGYEEGGQLTEKVRRKPYSVVLLDEIEKAHPEVFNILLQVLEDGRLTDSKGRTVDFRNTLIIMTSNVGAETIKKSSTLGFTVVADAEKDYNYMKDKVMDELKKSFRPEFLNRIDEIIVFHSLDEKHIAQIVTLMAEDLRKRLKEQDVDFGLTDRAVKFLAKEGFDPTYGARPLRRAIQKHIEDRLSEELLKGNINKGDSLTIDEQGGELVVLHNEKETETANQ; from the coding sequence ATGATGTTTGGAAGATTTACTGAACGAGCTCAAAAAGTATTATCCCTATCTCAGGAAGAAGCCCTGCGTCTAGGACATAACAATATTGGAACGGAGCATATCCTACTTGGGCTAATCCGTGAAGGGGAAGGCATTGCCGCAAAAGCATTGGTTGCTTTGGGATTGAGTCTGGAAAAAATTCAGGATGAAGTAGAGTCTCTTATTGGCCGCGGTCAAGAGCAGCCGACGAATCCTGCTTACACACCCAGAGCTAAAAAGGTCATTGAACTTTCGATGGACGAAGCCAGAAAACTTGGTCATACGTATGTAGGAACCGAACATATTCTGCTTGGATTAATCCGTGAAGGCGAAGGTGTAGCAGCACGGGTATTAAACAATCTGGGCATCAGCTTGAACAAAGCCCGACAGCAAGTACTTCAACTCCTCGGCAGCAGTGAGGTGACCTCCAGCAGCAGCGGAGCAGGCAATCATGCCAATACACCAACGCTGGATAGTCTGGCACGGGATTTAACCGCAATCGCCCGGGAAGGCAATTTGGACCCGGTTATCGGGCGAAGTAAAGAAATTGAAAGAGTCATTCAGGTGTTGAGTCGCCGTACAAAAAATAACCCGGTTCTGATTGGGGAACCAGGGGTCGGTAAAACAGCCATTGCGGAAGGACTCGCTCAGCGTATTATAAATAATGAGATCCCGGAAACATTAAAAAATAAACGTGTGATGACCCTGGATATGGGTTCTGTAGTTGCGGGAACAAAATACCGGGGTGAATTTGAAGACCGGCTTAAGAAAATCATGGATGAAATTCGTCAAGCCGGAAACATCGTTCTTTTTATTGACGAGCTGCACACATTGATCGGTGCAGGTGGAGCGGAAGGTGCTATCGATGCTTCCAATATTCTGAAACCTGCACTTGCCCGTGGTGAACTGCAGTGCATCGGTGCGACCACACTCGATGAGTATCGCAAATATATTGAAAAAGACGCTGCTTTGGAAAGAAGATTTCAGCCGATTACGGTTGACCAACCATCTGTAGAAGATGCTATCCAAATTCTGCACGGATTGCGTGACCGTTATGAGGCTCACCATCGTGTGAAAATTACAGATGAATCTATAGAGGAAGCTGTTAAATTGTCCGACCGCTACATTACAGACCGTTTCCTTCCCGATAAAGCGATTGACTTGATCGATGAGGCCAGTTCAAAAGTAAGGCTTCGTTCCTATACTGTACCGCCAAGCCTCAAAGAACTGGAGCATAAACTGGAAGAGATCCGCAGGGAAAAAGATTCAGCTGTACAAAGTCAGGAATTTGAAAAAGCGGCTTCTTTAAGGGATACGGAACAGAAATTAAGAGAAGAGCTGGAAAGCACAAAAAATGAATGGAAGCAAAAGCAAGGAAGCATGGATACCGAAGTAACAGCCGAGGATATTGCCGAAGTTGTAGCCAGCTGGACAGGAATACCGGTCCGTAAGCTTGCAGAAGAAGAAACGGAGCGCTTGCTCAAGATGGAAAGCATTCTTCATAGCCGGGTCATCGGTCAAGAAGAAGCTGTAAAAGCCGTCAGCAGGGCTATCCGCAGGGCCAGAGCAGGACTTAAAGATCCAAAGCGTCCGATGGGCTCCTTTATTTTCCTCGGCCCTACAGGGGTAGGTAAAACTGAGCTGGCACGGGCCCTTGCTGAGTCTTTGTTCGGTGATGAGAATGCAGTGATCCGGATTGATATGTCCGAATATATGGAGAAGCATTCCACCTCCCGTTTGGTAGGTGCTCCTCCGGGATATGTAGGTTATGAAGAAGGCGGCCAATTGACGGAAAAAGTCCGCCGCAAACCTTACTCTGTCGTCCTGCTCGATGAGATTGAGAAAGCTCATCCGGAAGTGTTCAATATCCTCCTGCAAGTACTGGAAGACGGACGCTTGACCGACTCCAAAGGCCGTACTGTCGATTTCCGCAATACGCTGATCATTATGACATCAAACGTTGGCGCAGAAACTATTAAGAAAAGCTCTACACTGGGCTTTACTGTAGTTGCAGATGCGGAAAAAGACTACAACTACATGAAAGATAAAGTTATGGATGAGCTGAAGAAAAGTTTCCGCCCGGAATTCCTGAACAGAATTGACGAAATCATCGTGTTCCACTCTTTGGATGAAAAACACATTGCGCAAATCGTCACTCTAATGGCCGAAGATTTAAGAAAACGCCTGAAAGAACAAGATGTAGACTTCGGTCTGACCGATAGAGCAGTTAAGTTCCTTGCCAAAGAAGGATTCGATCCCACTTATGGAGCCAGACCTCTTCGTCGTGCAATTCAAAAGCACATCGAGGACCGTCTGTCAGAGGAACTGCTTAAAGGTAACATTAACAAAGGTGATTCGCTTACAATTGATGAGCAGGGTGGAGAACTTGTTGTTTTGCACAATGAAAAAGAAACAGAAACTGCAAATCAATAA
- the ispD gene encoding 2-C-methyl-D-erythritol 4-phosphate cytidylyltransferase gives METFGVIIVAAGKGSRMGTKESKQYLKLGGKPILVHTLERFQQMTETHSIVLVVGPQEVERCKSYVKDYGLTKVVRVLPGGRERQDSVYEGLKALPASVQMILVHDGVRPFVRDKQIRACWQAAEKAGAAVLAVPVKDTIKVIDESGYIRSTPDRKSLWAIQTPQAFCRSLLEKAHDKAKQDNFTGTDDAMLVERLGAQVLVVEGDYRNIKITTPEDLPWAECILQNKGEEL, from the coding sequence ATGGAGACATTCGGTGTCATCATTGTGGCAGCCGGTAAAGGTTCTAGAATGGGGACCAAAGAAAGCAAACAATATCTGAAGCTGGGGGGAAAACCTATTCTGGTACATACACTGGAACGGTTCCAGCAGATGACGGAAACACATTCAATCGTCCTGGTAGTAGGTCCGCAGGAGGTTGAACGATGCAAGTCTTACGTGAAAGATTACGGGCTCACCAAAGTGGTCCGTGTATTACCGGGAGGCCGGGAGAGGCAGGATTCTGTTTATGAAGGGCTAAAGGCACTGCCTGCCTCCGTTCAGATGATACTCGTTCATGATGGAGTAAGACCTTTTGTTCGGGACAAGCAAATTAGGGCCTGCTGGCAAGCTGCCGAGAAGGCAGGAGCTGCCGTATTAGCTGTTCCCGTCAAAGATACTATCAAGGTTATAGATGAATCCGGATATATCCGGTCTACACCTGACCGCAAGAGCTTGTGGGCCATTCAAACACCGCAGGCTTTTTGCCGTTCTCTTCTGGAGAAAGCTCATGACAAAGCTAAGCAGGATAATTTCACCGGGACAGACGATGCCATGCTGGTAGAACGGCTGGGAGCTCAAGTATTGGTTGTAGAAGGCGATTACAGGAATATAAAAATCACAACACCCGAGGACCTTCCTTGGGCTGAATGCATCTTACAGAACAAGGGAGAGGAATTGTAG
- the pssA gene encoding CDP-diacylglycerol--serine O-phosphatidyltransferase — MFTKSLPSVFTIGNLFLGIISIILVFNEMPEYAAILVIIAMLLDGLDGRVARALNAQSEFGKELDSLSDVISFGMAPAFIMYVTAFTELNAATAWIVTAIFPICGAIRLARFNVIAGIPGYFIGLPIPAAGGILCTLALFHNDLHAYILVLGTLLLSYLMVSNVKYPNFKKAGLPKAAIWISPIIIAVAAIIGIQYPQYISKMILVVLLAYALYGLKKNVDRSITRLKKKNRRNKKMDDTAKSESSM; from the coding sequence ATGTTTACAAAATCTTTGCCCAGTGTATTTACAATCGGAAACTTATTTCTTGGAATCATCTCGATCATTCTGGTTTTTAATGAGATGCCGGAGTATGCAGCCATCCTGGTTATCATAGCGATGCTGCTCGACGGACTGGATGGTCGTGTAGCACGGGCGCTGAATGCGCAAAGTGAATTTGGTAAAGAACTTGACTCTTTGTCTGATGTGATATCGTTTGGTATGGCTCCGGCTTTTATTATGTATGTGACTGCTTTTACTGAATTGAATGCAGCTACGGCTTGGATTGTGACCGCTATTTTCCCTATTTGCGGAGCTATCCGTTTGGCGAGATTTAATGTAATAGCAGGGATTCCGGGCTATTTTATCGGTTTGCCTATCCCGGCTGCAGGAGGAATCCTCTGTACGCTTGCCCTGTTTCATAATGACTTGCATGCGTATATCCTGGTTCTGGGTACATTACTTCTTTCATATTTGATGGTCAGCAACGTGAAATATCCTAATTTTAAAAAGGCGGGATTGCCGAAGGCAGCTATTTGGATTTCACCTATCATTATAGCTGTGGCCGCAATTATCGGAATTCAGTATCCGCAATATATCTCTAAAATGATTCTTGTGGTGCTTTTGGCTTATGCCCTGTATGGCTTAAAAAAAAACGTTGACCGGTCCATCACAAGATTAAAAAAGAAAAACCGCCGCAACAAAAAGATGGACGATACGGCTAAATCCGAATCATCCATGTAA
- a CDS encoding PIN/TRAM domain-containing protein codes for MLKKWFLLLFTCMGALLGYEAANYVKEIVGAEVLAGQQFWGAALGAGMFMLLSLWLTDTGVYLLKQGVSLVSAVPTADLAAGLIGMITGLLISVLIYPSLTQINWLTSWFPVAITVLLGFAGFQVGFSKREDLQQWMSKPKKQIHYNDDGSKTYEEHKILDTSVIIDGRIADICKTGFIEGTLVIPEFVLAELQHIADSSDLLKRNRGRRGLDILNKIQKELDVKVLIYEGDFEESSEVDSKLVRLAKVLEGKVITNDFNLNKVCELQGVSVLNINDLANAVKPVVLPGEEILVQVIKDGKEHGQGVAYLDDGTMIVVEGGRDFIGAMLEVMVTSVLQTSAGRMIFAKPKLLEKAQ; via the coding sequence ATTTTGAAGAAATGGTTCTTGTTATTGTTTACTTGCATGGGTGCTCTATTAGGATATGAAGCTGCTAATTATGTGAAGGAAATCGTAGGGGCAGAGGTACTTGCTGGGCAGCAGTTCTGGGGAGCTGCACTTGGTGCGGGGATGTTTATGCTTCTATCTCTCTGGCTCACAGATACGGGTGTCTATCTCCTGAAGCAAGGGGTCTCCCTCGTCTCGGCAGTGCCGACGGCTGATTTGGCTGCCGGACTTATAGGCATGATTACAGGTCTACTCATTTCGGTGCTCATTTATCCTTCCTTGACGCAGATAAACTGGCTTACTTCATGGTTTCCTGTTGCTATCACCGTACTGCTGGGGTTTGCGGGTTTTCAGGTAGGGTTTAGCAAAAGGGAAGATTTGCAGCAGTGGATGTCCAAACCCAAGAAACAGATCCATTATAATGATGACGGAAGTAAAACGTATGAAGAACATAAAATTCTGGATACCAGTGTGATAATTGACGGCAGAATCGCAGACATTTGCAAAACCGGTTTTATTGAGGGCACTCTGGTTATTCCGGAGTTTGTTTTGGCGGAGCTGCAGCATATAGCGGATTCCTCGGACTTATTGAAGCGGAATAGAGGCAGACGGGGACTGGATATTTTAAATAAGATCCAAAAAGAGCTCGATGTCAAAGTGCTGATCTATGAAGGGGATTTTGAAGAGAGTTCGGAAGTGGACAGCAAATTGGTACGCCTGGCAAAAGTACTTGAGGGAAAAGTCATAACGAATGATTTTAATCTTAACAAAGTTTGCGAATTGCAGGGTGTATCCGTACTTAATATCAATGATCTGGCCAATGCCGTAAAACCGGTGGTACTGCCGGGGGAAGAAATCCTCGTACAGGTCATTAAAGACGGCAAAGAACATGGACAAGGGGTAGCCTATCTTGATGACGGAACAATGATCGTAGTAGAGGGAGGACGTGATTTTATCGGTGCGATGCTGGAAGTAATGGTTACCAGTGTGCTTCAAACTTCTGCCGGGCGAATGATTTTTGCTAAACCGAAACTGTTGGAAAAAGCCCAGTAA